The Procambarus clarkii isolate CNS0578487 chromosome 46, FALCON_Pclarkii_2.0, whole genome shotgun sequence genome includes a region encoding these proteins:
- the LOC138350625 gene encoding uncharacterized protein — translation MAASSPVIHPEDVNRLRYGLAVTKAGRDALASVFMWSYRGTFPVGTYLTQDLGYTNAQYRRVFDDHQRDKLEASSDAATFDITLLYKLLQRVCGLAEMNDPTWTAPGPQGPSLEHLIYSLKQHRNTLAHDNVRMSGQDLTSTLTELSDLLATMLAKAGVWCRTNSQVKDHVTRDVTEYISGLLAKVREPLDPSDVAYLPQLRQEIKMFKSHITEEVKQMSKQELTDGYKLLYQIVPAPWLLLNINYNPSLAFTRLRLLEDPVIGARPSHAAKGQDINYEDILSMRREDGRVSQCVLLTGEGGMGKTTLLKLILEKWVEDPAAIRHLGTVDLVFYVQCRDKHLNTFDDLLHQLLPQTLSDSDADFQLFKEIILSLNILVLIDGYDEVNDHSGRLVEELLHLPGKDVRLVITTRPGWDQHLSQLVPHTRPRCNILVLGITPERRVEFAERTIKVLEEEESQRSVITGRFTQRLEQMSEFLGEYLNTPLTLTLLALLCVEAPEEFNNLTTNTQVYEKIHDFITNKLVSRLTAKHVTEPKGKCDENVKKFLRFLEEISLRGIQRQEYDLWPETEAQIREKCESLGLPQEEVLSNYFTRTSYRRGLNVVWVFGYFHARYQEYCASRRLVDLLLKAEQERGDPASLRVSGDRSIIIDLLVDVVRKKKGSLRDHLRGSKFDISDVQHELWERPRWQSILLSTTGVLCARGVEHKFITHITDLCEMVTHEPDELLKHVAESRGSEHVIQAVCEKLRLEHVWTIWSVDSCVVLPLVLQKVTPKNIYLIMNDTPQLKQCLSTLSVLAKMKVTISLVLGDRLYSKDGNIDKSKLCLERLTAPGSKCTLEGFDGHLPEAAIPLLPHTLGSLTLYLTLHQLPVLIRHLSHLPHLQTLDIDLDATGYVDPDTLDDTGYVDPDTLDDTGYVDPDTLDATGYVDPDTLDATVYVDPDTLDATGCVDPDTLDATGFVDPDTLDATGYVDSDTLDTLPCQGRTLVLTIRRDITDDDPAIDWCCHLAAQLCPPSRGRYSGLDFSNTRLTSVGGERLLRGLHRRDVTGRDLAIGIRDSEENKKYLQELSASLNNFNNVYIS, via the exons ATGGCGGCCTCGAGTCCTGTTATCCATCCGGAAGATGTGAACAGACTGCGGTATGGACTGGCTGTGACTAAGGCAGGACGAGACGCGCTAGCAAGTGTGTTTATGTGGTCGTACCGGGGCACCTTCCCAGTAGGGACTTACCTCACTCAGGACTTGGGGTACACCAATGCTCAGTACAGGCGTGTCTTTGATGATCACCAGAGGGATAAACTAGAAGCTTCCTCTGACGCGGCTACTTTTGACATCACCCTGTTGTATAAACTCCTGCaacgtgtgtgtggtctggctgagatgaatgaccccacgtggaccgctccagggcctcagggaccatcacttgaacacCTCATTTACAGCCTGAAGCAACACCGAAACACGTTGGCCCATGATAATGTGAGAATGTCAGGGCAAGATCTTACATCAACACTTACGGAGCTCAGTGACTTATTGGCCACGATGCTGGCAAAGGCCGGCGTCTGGTGTAGGACAAACAGCCAGGTTAAGGACCACGTGACCAGAGATGTCACCGAGTATATTAGTGGTCTGCTAGCGAAGGTCAGAGAGCCGCTGGATCCCTCAGATGTGGCGTACTTGCCTCAGCTCCGCCAGGAGATTAAGATGTTCAAAAGCCACATCACAGAAGAGGTTAAGCAGATGAGCAAGCAGGAGCTAACTGACGGGTATAAACTGCTGTACCAGATTGTTCCCGCACCCTGGCTCCTCCTCAACATTAACTACAACCCAAGTCTTGCTTTTACACGACTGCGACTCCTTGAAGATCCCGTCATAGGGGCAAGACCCTCCCACGCTGCCAAGGGTCAGGATATAAACTATGAAGACATCTTGAGTATGAGACGAGAGGACGGAAGAGTCTCTCAGTGTGTCCTCCTGACGGGGGAAGGTGGTATGGGCAAGACAACTttactcaagctcatcctcgagaaGTGGGTAGAGGACCCTGCTGCCATACGTCACCTGGGCACTGTGGACCTCGTTTTCTATGTACAGTGCAGGGACAAACATCTTAATACCTTCGATGATCTCCTGCACCAGTTGCTGCCTCAAACACTTAGTGATTCTGACGCTGACTTCCAGCTGTTTAAGGAGATAATATTGAGCTTAAATATATTAGTCCTGATTGACGGCTACGACGAGGTCAACGACCATTCAGGAAGGCTGGTGGAGGAGCTGTTGCACCTGCCTGGCAAGGATGTGAGGTTGGTGATAACCACACGGCCGGGGTGGGACCAACACCTGTCACAGCTCgtcccacacaccagacctcgctgcaacatcctcgtcttgggcattactccagaacgtcgcgtggagttcgccgagagaaccatcaaggtgctggaggaggaagagagccaaCGGAGTGTCATCACAGGAAGGTTTACCCAGCGGCTGGAGCAGATGAGTGAGttcctgggtgagtacctcaacactccactcaccttgaccttgttggcgctgctgtgtgtcgaggctccagaagaatttaacaacctcaccacaaacACTCAAGTCTACGAGAAGATTCATGACTTCATAACCAACAAATTAGTATCCAGACTCACAGCCAAACACGTGACTGAACCCAAAGGAAAATGTGACGAAAATGTGAAAAAGTTTTTGAGGTTCTTAGAAGAGATTAGtttaagagggatccagaggcaggAGTACGACCTTTGGCCGGAGACGGAAGCGCAGATTAGGGAGAAGTGTGAGTCTCTGGGACTGCCGCAGGAGGAGGTCTTGTCCAACTATTTCACAAGAACCAGCTACCGTCGGGGCCTCAATGTGGTGTGGGTATTTGGCTATTTTcacgccaggtaccaggagtattgTGCCAGCAGGAGGCTGGTCGATCTCTTGTTGAAGGCTGAACAAGAACGAGGTGATCCAGCATCACTCCGtgtgtcaggggacaggtctaTAATCATTGACCTCTTGGTGGATGTTGTACGTAAGAAAAAGGGTTCCTTGAGAGATCATCTGAGAGGGTCAAAGTTTGATATTAGCGACGTGCAACATGAGCTTTGGGAGCGCCCCAGATGGCAAAGTATTTTACTCAGCACTACCGGGGTGCTGTGTGCCCGGGGAGTAGAGCACAAGTTCATTACTCACATAACTGATCTGTGCGAGATGGTTACACATGAGCCTGACGAGCTGTTGAAGCATGTAGCAGAGTCCCGCGGGAGTGAGCACGTCATCCAAGCCGTGTGTGAGAAGCTGCGTTTAGAACACGTGTGGACAATATGGAGTGTTGACTCGTGTGTTGTCCTGCCGCTTGTTCTTCAGAAGGTGACACCTAAGAACATTTACCTAATCATGAACGATACACCCCAACTAAAGCAGTGTCTGTCTACACTGTCAGTGCTGGCAAAAATGAAGGTAACCATATCCTTAGTTCTTGGCGATAGATTATACAGCAAAGACGGAAATATTGATAAATCAAAACTATGTTTGGAGAGGCTGACAGCCCCCGGCAGTAAGTGTACCTTAGAGGGGTTTGATGGCCACTTGCCTGAGGCAGCCatacccctcctgcctcacaccctcGGGAGCCTCAccctgtacctcacactacaccaactgcccgtcctcatccgtcacctgtctcaccttcctcacctgcagactcttg ACATtgacctggacgccacgggctacgtggacccggacaccctggacgacacgggctacgtggacccggacaccctggacgacacgggttacgtggacccggacaccctggacgccacgggctacgtggacccggacaccctggacgccacggtctacgtggacccggacaccctagaCGCCACGGGctgcgtggacccggacaccctggacgccacaggcttcgtggacccggacaccctggacgccacgggctacgtggactcgGACACCCTGGACACTCTGCCGTGCCAGGGAAGGACGCTCGTACTGACCATCAGGCGGGACATTACTGATGACGACCCCGCCATAGACTGGTGCTGCCACCTGGCGGCTCAGCTGTGTCCTCCCTCAAGAGGACGGTATAGTGGCCTGGACTTCTCTAACACGCGTCTCACCA